The Bacteroidetes Order II. bacterium genomic sequence CGTTGTTGGGTGGTCTAGTGCTGGTTTCTGCATCAGATCCTACCCGATACCGAAAGGTGGACTTGTCTTCCGAATTACACCTGGCCATTGTAGTACCGGAAGTACAGGTCCTTACCAAGGCGGCTCGCGAAATGCTGAAGCCACAAGTTCCTTTCAAAGACGCCATCCAGAATGCCTCCGACTTCGGCTTCTTGGTTGCTGCGTTTCATGCAGGAGACTGGGAGGCCGTTGGGCAGTTGATTATGCAAGACCGATTGGTTGAGCCTCTTCGGGCAACCCTTGTCCCGTGTTATCAGTACATAAAAGCGGCTGCCCTTCACGAAGCAGGTGCTTTGGGTTGCGCCCTCACAGGAAGCGGCCCAGCCATGTTTGCGGTTTGCACATCCGAAACCCACGCTGCCGTTTGCGCCGAGGTCATGATAGAAGCCAGCCGCAAAACGGGCGTCAATGCAATAGGGAAAGCCGTTGTTTGCGATGAAGCAGGTGCAAGGACGATGATGCAGTCCGAAAATGCTTTGTGGGAAGGCATGGCCATGCAATTAGACTAATTCGTATAAAGTTATACTTTTCCAACCTCCGGTGTCATTGGGGTAATTCACGCCAAACCAACCATCGGAGGTTTTTTATGCCTACACAAACCATCTCTCATACGTCCAATCCCTCGGCAAAGCGCAAAACCTATGGCCACTTCTGGCCCATCCACTATTATTATGCCAGTTCAGAGGCCATTACTGAAGTACAATTGCATGAACCCACTCCAGCACGGATTCCGGAGCTTTTGGTTCAGAAAATCTGGCGGGATTTGCAATTCCAGCATGGGCGTGCTCAGACTACCGAAGGTGCAGCGCTCGCCATTTTGTCTCCGGGGAGGCACAACACCGACACCAGCGGACCAGATTTTTTTGCTGCCAGACTCAAGGTGGGCGAAGAGCAGTGGGTGGGCGATGTTGAAATTCATGTCCGATCAGGTGACTGGCTGGCACACGGTCACGAAAGAGACGCCGCTTATGATCGTGTCATTCTGCATGTATCGTTGTTTGAGGATGAATGGACAGGTAAAATCCGGCGGCGCGATGGTTCATTGATCCCTGAACTTGTCTTACTTCCGTTGTTGGAGCCTGGGTTTAAAAATCTTTTGTATCAGCACTTTGTTCAAAAGGAACAGCGTTTTCTATGCCAGCCCCAATGGCACCATGTGCCAGCAACATACATCCGACACCACCTTCCTGCCTATTCCGCCGAACGATTGTCTGCCAAGGCGCAAAAAACGGCTCCTAATGTACAGGCTTTGTTTGCACATATTTTGGAAGGATTGGGCTATACGCAGAACCAAATCCCGATGCAACTTTTAGCCAATCGGGTGGACGTGGAGTGGTTGTATGGGTTGTCGGTGGCCGAAGACCGTGAGGCGTTGTTATTGGGCGCGGCAGGACTATTACCGCGTCCGCAGGATTTGCTTGAAACCGACCGTGCGACCTCCGATTTTGTGATGGACCTCACATCACGGTTCGAGCGATTGGCCGTTCGGTATGGTACTGCACCTTTGTCGCCGCAGGTTTGGCGTTTTTCAGGATTGCGTCCGGCTAATTTTCCCACTCTTCGGTTGGCACAAGCTGCTGCCTTGTTCTCGACAGGCGGCTTGTTTGACGGAGATCCGGTGGAGGCTGTTTATGAGGCTTCGTGCCAACGCGATGCCATTTCCCAACTTCGGAAAATATTGCGCATTCCACCTTCATCATTTTGGCAAAACCATTTTTTACTGACCACAACCTCCGGAAAATCCCCCGCAATTATGGGCCGAGATCGGGCAGATATTCTCATTGCCAATGCCCTATTGCCTGCCGTCTGGGCGACGTATGCCCACCCGAACAACCCACACTTTAGCGCACACCTGAGTAGCCTCTTAATGCGGCTTCCCAAAACGGACGACACCATCGTGCGCCAGTTTACTCATCCCGATTGGTCGCCGGAAAATGCAATGGAAGTACAGGCCATTCATCAATTGTATAAACAGTATTGTCAAAAATTGAACTGTCTTGTTTGTCCATTCGGGAAATTAATTCTGGGTACAACTGCTTCATAACCGACCGATCGTGCCCTATAATACAAACAGACCCTGCTATCTACGAGAAAACAGGGTCTGATCAACATGGGTATCTGTGTTTATGCCAGGCCCACTTCGGGGGTATGGGGTAGGGCGTTGGCCTCTTCTTCCACCAATACGGCGTCTGAGATGCTGCCAAACTGTAGTCCGTCATGGCGTGTATTCAGCCCAATTTCGATGGTGTCGCCCGATTTAACCCATCCTCCCAAAATTTCCTGAGCCAGCCGGTTGGTGATTTCTCGTTGCATTACCCGTTTCAGTGGCCTCGCTCCAAATACTGGATCAAATCCTTGTTGTGCTACCCAGTCTTTTGCTTCGTTGGTGAGGGTTACCATGAGGTTATGGCTGGTTTTGGCCAAGTGCTGAATTTGAGCAAAGAGAATTTCTACAATCTTGCGAATTTCTTTTTGTCCGAGCGGGTTAAACATCACCACTTCGTCTATGCGGTTCAGAAATTCCGGCCGCACGCGTTGTTTAAGCATTGTAAAGAGGTCTTCTTGTAGCTTTCGGTGGTCGGTCGTGGAAAGAACGCCTCCAGCGGCTTCGGTGCGGGTTTGGATCATTTCTGCACCAATATTAGATGTCATGATAATGATGGTGTTTTTAAAATCGGCTGTTCGACCTTTATTATCGGTTAGTCGGCCATCATCCAAGACCTGTAAAAGGATGTTAAAGACTTCTGGATGCGCTTTCTCGATCTCGTCCAAGAGAATGACCGCATATGGTCGGCGGCGAACGGCCTCGGTGAGTTGCCCACCTTCGTCGTAGCCTACATATCCGGGTGGTGCACCAATAAGCCGGCTTACCGCATGGCGTTCCTGATATTCACTCATATCTATTCGCACCATTGCATTGTCGTCATTGAACAAAAAGGACGCTAACGCCTTCGCCAATTCGGTTTTTCCAACCCCAGTAGTACCAAGAAAAATGAAGGAACCAATAGGTCGGTGTTGGTCTTGCAAGCCTGCCCGTCCGCGCCTCACCGCATTCGAGACCGCATGAAGCGCCGACGATTGGCCCACAACCCGTTTTGCGATCTCTTCCTCCATTTTGAGCAGCTTTGTCCGCTCAGACTCTAACATCCGCGTGACAGGAATTCCCGTCCAACGACTAACGACCTCTGCGATGTCCTCGGCGGTTACTTCTTCCTTCAGCATGGAGCCTTGTGCTTGCAATTGGTTCAGCTTTTCTTTAATGGCCTCGATGTTACGCTCCTGCTCTGGCAATTTTCCGTACCGAATTTCCGCGACTTTGGCAAAATCCCCCTTCCGTTCCGCCGTTTCGGCCTCGAATCGCAAGTTTTCAATCATTTCTTTGCTGATACGGATTTCGCCCACGAGTTTCTTCTCTTGCATCCACTGCCCTTTCAGATGATCGCGGTGTTCGCACAAGTTCGCCAGTTGCTCGTTGATGTGTTGCATGTTGTTTTCCGCAGCTTTTACGCCATCGGCCACTTCACGCTTAATGGCTTCTCGCTCGATTTCTAATTGACGGATCTGGCGCTCCAAGTTGTCCAACTCCTCGGGCATCGAGTCAATTTCGATCCGGATACGGGCAGCGGCTTCATCCATTAAGTCTATGGCTTTGTCTGGCAGGAAGCGTTCGGTGATGTATCGGCTCGAAAGTTCTACGGCTGCCACAATGGCGCCATCCAAAATTCGGATTCCATGATGCACCTCGTAGCGGTCCTTGATCCCACGTAGAATGGAGATGGAGTCTTCTATCGTTGGCTCTTCCACCATAACCGTTTGGAAGCGGCGTTCGAGCGCTTTGTCTTTCTCCATGTATTTTTGGTACTCGGCCAACGTTGTGGCCCCAATTGCCCGCAGTTCCCCCCGCGCCAAGGCGGGTTTCAGGATATTGGCAGCATCCATGGCCCCTTCGGCAGCACCAGCCCCTACTAACGTATGGATTTCGTCTATGAAAAGAATCAACTGGCCATTGGCCTCGGTCACCTCTTTGACAACGGCTTTTAAGCGGTCCTCAAACTCGCCTCGGTATTTGGCCCCCGCAATCAGCGCCCCCATGTCTAAGGAGACAATTTCTTTAGACTTGAGTCCTTCCGGAACGTCGCCCGATACCATGCGAATGGCCAAGCCCTCGGCGATAGCGG encodes the following:
- a CDS encoding homoserine kinase; amino-acid sequence: MQELEKPNTLHIWGPASLSNLGPGFDSVGMCISGYGDMLEASLCEEPGMVIEKITGDGGVLSLNPAHNTVAVAAQSVLDQVGAKVGISFRIHKGIPMGSGIGGSSASAVAGAYAANALLGYPFEKTALLDAVLEGETIASGGRHGDNVLPALLGGLVLVSASDPTRYRKVDLSSELHLAIVVPEVQVLTKAAREMLKPQVPFKDAIQNASDFGFLVAAFHAGDWEAVGQLIMQDRLVEPLRATLVPCYQYIKAAALHEAGALGCALTGSGPAMFAVCTSETHAAVCAEVMIEASRKTGVNAIGKAVVCDEAGARTMMQSENALWEGMAMQLD
- the clpB gene encoding ATP-dependent chaperone ClpB, with the translated sequence MNLNKFTVKARETVQDAMELAAAQNHQMIEPAHLLKALLKDEQSVASSIFQQLGTQTAALNTKTDALLARLPKVAGAGVEGQYLNTETKQVFDQAQKEADALKDDFITTEALLIALAGCKDETGRTLREAGISKAQILNVLRDIRGTQLATDEHAENRYHALKRYARNLNDLARRGKIDPVIGRDDEIRRVLQILSRRSKNNPVLIGEPGVGKTAIAEGLAIRMVSGDVPEGLKSKEIVSLDMGALIAGAKYRGEFEDRLKAVVKEVTEANGQLILFIDEIHTLVGAGAAEGAMDAANILKPALARGELRAIGATTLAEYQKYMEKDKALERRFQTVMVEEPTIEDSISILRGIKDRYEVHHGIRILDGAIVAAVELSSRYITERFLPDKAIDLMDEAAARIRIEIDSMPEELDNLERQIRQLEIEREAIKREVADGVKAAENNMQHINEQLANLCEHRDHLKGQWMQEKKLVGEIRISKEMIENLRFEAETAERKGDFAKVAEIRYGKLPEQERNIEAIKEKLNQLQAQGSMLKEEVTAEDIAEVVSRWTGIPVTRMLESERTKLLKMEEEIAKRVVGQSSALHAVSNAVRRGRAGLQDQHRPIGSFIFLGTTGVGKTELAKALASFLFNDDNAMVRIDMSEYQERHAVSRLIGAPPGYVGYDEGGQLTEAVRRRPYAVILLDEIEKAHPEVFNILLQVLDDGRLTDNKGRTADFKNTIIIMTSNIGAEMIQTRTEAAGGVLSTTDHRKLQEDLFTMLKQRVRPEFLNRIDEVVMFNPLGQKEIRKIVEILFAQIQHLAKTSHNLMVTLTNEAKDWVAQQGFDPVFGARPLKRVMQREITNRLAQEILGGWVKSGDTIEIGLNTRHDGLQFGSISDAVLVEEEANALPHTPEVGLA
- a CDS encoding DUF2851 family protein, with translation MPTQTISHTSNPSAKRKTYGHFWPIHYYYASSEAITEVQLHEPTPARIPELLVQKIWRDLQFQHGRAQTTEGAALAILSPGRHNTDTSGPDFFAARLKVGEEQWVGDVEIHVRSGDWLAHGHERDAAYDRVILHVSLFEDEWTGKIRRRDGSLIPELVLLPLLEPGFKNLLYQHFVQKEQRFLCQPQWHHVPATYIRHHLPAYSAERLSAKAQKTAPNVQALFAHILEGLGYTQNQIPMQLLANRVDVEWLYGLSVAEDREALLLGAAGLLPRPQDLLETDRATSDFVMDLTSRFERLAVRYGTAPLSPQVWRFSGLRPANFPTLRLAQAAALFSTGGLFDGDPVEAVYEASCQRDAISQLRKILRIPPSSFWQNHFLLTTTSGKSPAIMGRDRADILIANALLPAVWATYAHPNNPHFSAHLSSLLMRLPKTDDTIVRQFTHPDWSPENAMEVQAIHQLYKQYCQKLNCLVCPFGKLILGTTAS